One genomic region from Candidatus Limnocylindrales bacterium encodes:
- a CDS encoding radical SAM protein, with the protein MRVVLADLKGQNGVVSKDTIAGGYGSRFRGISWTTRVVERMRKLYRNLPSIQLGYLAAIFAQAGHEVYVTDNKWIPGDLALVLTSIVDFRHEIQWAEEARRRYGMQVGFFGTFATHVPEVLAGHGDFIIKGEPEHAALRLAQGEILKGPVVSSTIQDLDSLPFPRWDLVYRRRFGHAVGHSLFSMRSVFPLLSSRSCPEFCTYCPHRITAVYRARSPQNVLEEIEQICRQYGRVFLVFRDPLFTEERDRSMAIAEGIIRKNLPVRFECETRLDSLDKELIDLLYRAGLRALTFGVESVDSNTLKRVGRRPIPPEHQKDIISYCSKKGIMTVGFYVIGFLTDTIESIQATIDYSIDLNSTMALFKILTPYPGTPLRKRMESLITETDLEKFDGYTPTFKHPNLTHEQLLFMLTTAYSRFYIRPSWGWNYLGLPNCFAKWVQRWDAYAQRRQREIEMAYFTSQEPKAIS; encoded by the coding sequence ATGCGAGTAGTCTTGGCAGATTTAAAAGGACAAAACGGAGTGGTCAGTAAAGATACTATTGCCGGGGGTTATGGGTCCCGGTTTCGGGGTATTTCATGGACGACTCGTGTGGTGGAACGGATGCGGAAGCTTTATCGGAATTTGCCCAGTATTCAACTCGGTTATCTGGCTGCTATTTTTGCCCAGGCCGGACACGAGGTTTATGTAACGGATAACAAGTGGATACCGGGAGATCTGGCCCTGGTCTTAACCTCAATTGTAGATTTTCGACATGAGATTCAATGGGCGGAAGAAGCCAGGCGAAGATATGGAATGCAGGTTGGATTTTTTGGGACTTTTGCAACCCATGTCCCAGAAGTATTAGCCGGTCATGGGGATTTCATCATTAAAGGAGAACCCGAGCATGCTGCCCTGCGGTTAGCCCAGGGCGAAATCTTGAAGGGTCCCGTTGTCAGTTCGACCATCCAGGATCTGGATTCTTTACCGTTTCCTCGATGGGATTTAGTGTACCGAAGAAGATTCGGCCATGCCGTAGGTCATTCCCTCTTCTCCATGCGATCGGTTTTTCCTTTACTATCCAGCCGAAGTTGTCCGGAGTTCTGTACGTATTGTCCTCATCGTATTACGGCAGTTTATCGGGCCCGTAGTCCCCAAAATGTGCTTGAAGAGATTGAGCAGATTTGCCGTCAATACGGTAGAGTTTTCCTGGTCTTCCGGGATCCTCTCTTTACAGAGGAAAGAGACCGGAGTATGGCGATTGCCGAAGGAATCATCCGCAAGAACCTTCCGGTCCGATTTGAGTGTGAGACCAGACTGGATAGTTTAGATAAAGAGTTGATTGATCTCCTCTATAGAGCCGGATTGCGTGCTCTAACCTTTGGAGTAGAGTCGGTCGATTCCAATACCCTCAAGCGCGTTGGCCGAAGACCTATCCCTCCGGAACACCAAAAGGACATCATCTCTTATTGTAGTAAAAAAGGAATCATGACGGTGGGGTTCTATGTAATAGGGTTCTTAACCGATACCATAGAAAGTATCCAGGCTACCATTGATTATTCCATCGATTTAAATAGTACGATGGCCCTGTTTAAGATTCTGACCCCTTACCCCGGAACCCCTCTTCGTAAACGCATGGAGTCTCTTATTACCGAAACTGATTTAGAGAAATTCGATGGCTATACTCCTACTTTTAAACACCCTAACCTAACCCATGAACAACTTCTATTTATGCTTACGACCGCCTATAGCCGGTTCTATATCCGACCCTCCTGGGGATGGAATTATCTGGGGCTTCCAAATTGTTTTGCCAAATGGGTCCAACGCTGGGATGCGTATGCCCAACGGCGTCAACGTGAGATTGAAATGGCTTATTTTACCTCTCAGGAGCCTAAAGCGATTAGCTGA
- a CDS encoding AcvB/VirJ family lysyl-phosphatidylglycerol hydrolase, whose protein sequence is MLILRGQPQYIYLYPARGEPKSSNSKILFAPGDGGWRGYAIELAQVMASGGYDVYGLDTKHYLKSFTGKTTLKETDVMSDFRQIAEWMVQGANKRVTLVGWSEGAGLCLLAAASEENKKIFKGLITIGLAETSALGWRWVDNLTYLTKKDPREPLFWSVDFLPRVAPLPLLMIHATQDEWVSPETARRMFDTGQEPKRFILIKARNHRFDGNREEFFRLLQEGLQWVNPAGH, encoded by the coding sequence GTGCTCATTCTTCGAGGGCAGCCACAGTATATTTATTTATATCCTGCTCGGGGAGAGCCTAAAAGTTCAAATTCTAAAATTCTATTTGCCCCTGGAGATGGAGGATGGCGGGGCTATGCCATCGAGCTTGCTCAGGTTATGGCCTCTGGGGGATACGATGTGTATGGGCTGGATACTAAACATTACCTGAAAAGTTTTACCGGTAAAACAACCTTAAAAGAAACAGACGTTATGTCAGATTTCCGGCAAATTGCAGAATGGATGGTCCAGGGAGCGAATAAACGGGTTACTCTGGTTGGCTGGTCCGAAGGAGCCGGACTATGTTTGCTGGCAGCGGCTTCGGAAGAAAACAAAAAGATATTCAAGGGTCTGATTACTATCGGCCTGGCAGAAACCAGTGCCTTAGGCTGGCGATGGGTAGATAACCTTACGTACCTTACCAAAAAAGATCCCAGGGAGCCGCTGTTTTGGAGTGTTGATTTTTTGCCTCGAGTTGCTCCACTTCCTTTGCTAATGATCCATGCCACTCAAGATGAATGGGTTTCTCCGGAAACAGCCCGGCGGATGTTTGATACCGGGCAAGAACCGAAGCGGTTTATATTAATTAAAGCTCGAAATCATCGTTTTGATGGCAATAGAGAGGAATTCTTTCGTTTATTGCAGGAAGGATTGCAATGGGTCAACCCAGCAGGTCATTGA
- a CDS encoding phosphatidylglycerol lysyltransferase domain-containing protein codes for MMKKRRVLVWIVAGVTFGSGLVNLFSLIRPGLSLRAGWFVEIFPLEFLHLSAFLTLLIGFALVISSINIYKRKKRAFQSVFLLACLSIIFHLTQGLDYEDVLSSMVLLILLVLVRKSFTVKSSIPDLRLELIRLGIAVTVAISYGMAGFWFLDEKEFHINFTLRNSIYETFLFLSLVGDPQVVPHTRYAHWFVNSLYMMTMTTVGYCIFVLFRPVLYQFRTHPQERAMATEIVLKWGRSALDYFKLWPDKSYFFSPSQRCFLAYRVGGNFAVVLGDPVGPEEEIEDTIRTFMEFCQENDWGLGFHQTLPDFLPIYQKLGFKKLKIGDSAIVDLKRFSLQGKAMKKIRHYTNQLEKSGIQALYYKPPIPEEILLQVKEVSDEWLQVPGRRERGFTLGRFEPNYIRSTPLFVAIDQNGQILAFANIVPSYCKGEATIDLMRHRRGVPNGIMDYLFVKLFLYNQEKGYQRFDLGMAPMSGFQENEQASREEKAIHYFFQHLNFLFSYIGLRQYKAKFVSFWEPRYVVYRNPFDLPRLAIALSKVSELKRGYFTSSGFTFSLNPLARGL; via the coding sequence ATGATGAAAAAGCGACGTGTCTTGGTCTGGATAGTTGCGGGGGTTACTTTTGGAAGTGGATTGGTAAATCTCTTTTCTCTCATACGTCCAGGCCTATCCCTGCGTGCTGGCTGGTTCGTAGAGATTTTTCCACTGGAATTTCTCCATCTTTCTGCCTTTCTGACCTTGTTGATTGGCTTTGCCCTTGTTATCTCTTCTATTAACATTTATAAACGAAAGAAAAGGGCCTTTCAAAGCGTGTTTTTGTTAGCGTGCCTGTCCATCATCTTCCATTTAACCCAAGGACTTGATTATGAAGATGTGCTATCCTCCATGGTTTTGCTGATTTTGCTGGTTCTAGTCCGAAAAAGTTTTACTGTAAAAAGTAGTATTCCAGACTTGCGTTTAGAATTGATCCGTTTAGGAATAGCTGTTACCGTGGCGATTAGCTATGGGATGGCCGGGTTTTGGTTTCTTGATGAGAAAGAGTTTCATATCAACTTTACCCTCCGCAATTCCATCTACGAAACCTTCCTATTCCTCTCTCTGGTTGGGGATCCACAAGTTGTACCCCACACACGCTACGCTCACTGGTTCGTGAATTCTCTTTATATGATGACTATGACTACCGTGGGTTATTGTATTTTCGTACTATTTCGACCGGTCCTTTATCAATTTAGAACTCATCCCCAGGAGCGTGCCATGGCAACAGAGATCGTACTCAAATGGGGCCGTTCGGCACTGGATTATTTTAAACTTTGGCCGGATAAATCTTACTTTTTTTCACCTTCTCAAAGGTGTTTTCTTGCTTACCGCGTTGGAGGAAATTTCGCCGTGGTATTGGGAGATCCTGTAGGGCCTGAAGAGGAAATAGAAGATACAATTCGTACCTTTATGGAATTTTGCCAGGAGAATGATTGGGGACTTGGATTCCACCAAACCTTACCCGATTTTCTCCCTATCTATCAAAAATTAGGTTTTAAAAAACTGAAAATTGGGGATAGTGCTATCGTAGATCTAAAACGGTTCAGCCTTCAGGGAAAAGCTATGAAGAAAATTCGGCATTATACCAATCAACTGGAAAAGTCTGGAATTCAAGCTCTTTACTACAAACCCCCCATTCCTGAGGAAATTCTTTTACAAGTAAAGGAGGTCTCTGATGAATGGTTGCAGGTTCCGGGACGTCGGGAGCGCGGATTTACGTTGGGGAGGTTCGAACCGAACTATATTCGATCTACTCCCCTGTTTGTAGCCATCGACCAAAACGGTCAGATTCTGGCGTTTGCAAATATAGTTCCTTCCTATTGCAAGGGAGAAGCGACTATTGACCTTATGAGACATCGTAGGGGAGTTCCCAATGGAATCATGGACTATCTCTTTGTAAAGCTTTTTTTATACAATCAAGAAAAAGGATACCAACGTTTTGACTTAGGGATGGCTCCTATGTCTGGATTTCAAGAAAATGAACAAGCTTCAAGGGAAGAGAAAGCCATTCACTATTTTTTTCAGCACCTGAACTTCCTCTTCAGCTATATTGGGTTACGGCAATATAAAGCAAAATTCGTGAGTTTTTGGGAGCCGCGCTATGTGGTTTATCGAAATCCTTTCGATTTACCGCGGTTAGCTATTGCTTTGAGCAAAGTCTCTGAGTTGAAGAGAGGGTATTTCACGAGTTCTGGCTTTACGTTTTCTTTGAATCCACTCGCCAGAGGTCTCTAG
- a CDS encoding DegT/DnrJ/EryC1/StrS aminotransferase family protein encodes MDKENMIRTIARYGARQVPGTTQALLKTFLRGQGVQGPAIRQFEEKFAAYHGVRHAITASYGRMAFYYILRALDLPPGSEIIFPALTFWVIPEMARVAGLRPVFVDIDPYTYNLDPQALSTVITERTRIIVPTHLYGQPCDMDPILAIAKQHGLYVIEDCAHAIGATYRGSKTGTFGHAAFFSFQMLKGLNTYGGGMAITNDDRLAERIRQLAEAEPWPSTREVISKLFSGYLQRAFISPYGFTFSLFPAFYIASFFGHHDLTRYIWEKIRPLDPLPSAYRRRYSNAQAVIGLKVLEVIDKLNAKSQEHARRLTEGLKEIQSILPPQTLPYTSPVYYQYCIRTSDPITLSRRAIRRGIDMEIMHVDICTRLELFAPYTSPCPHAESTEGTLQLPVYSGLQPQDIRRILRVIQDISRDLPPLTMTGPGKP; translated from the coding sequence ATGGACAAAGAGAATATGATTCGAACTATCGCACGTTATGGCGCCCGGCAGGTCCCCGGAACCACTCAGGCTTTACTTAAAACATTTTTGAGGGGTCAGGGGGTTCAGGGCCCCGCCATTCGACAATTTGAAGAGAAGTTTGCTGCTTATCATGGTGTTCGCCATGCTATCACGGCTTCATACGGACGTATGGCCTTTTATTATATCCTTCGGGCGTTGGACCTGCCCCCCGGCTCCGAAATTATCTTCCCTGCCCTGACGTTTTGGGTTATTCCTGAAATGGCACGGGTGGCAGGATTACGGCCTGTATTCGTCGATATTGATCCTTATACCTACAATTTGGACCCTCAGGCTCTTTCGACCGTAATAACCGAGCGAACACGAATCATCGTACCGACTCATCTCTACGGACAACCCTGCGATATGGACCCTATCTTAGCCATTGCAAAACAGCATGGACTTTATGTCATCGAGGATTGCGCCCATGCCATTGGAGCTACCTATCGAGGATCTAAAACTGGAACATTTGGTCATGCTGCTTTCTTTAGCTTTCAAATGCTCAAAGGATTGAATACTTACGGGGGAGGAATGGCCATCACTAACGATGACCGGCTGGCCGAACGAATTCGGCAACTGGCCGAAGCAGAACCCTGGCCTTCAACCAGGGAGGTTATATCGAAACTGTTCTCCGGATATCTTCAACGGGCTTTCATCAGCCCCTATGGGTTTACTTTCAGTCTTTTTCCGGCTTTTTACATTGCCTCCTTCTTCGGACACCATGATTTAACACGTTACATTTGGGAAAAAATTCGACCCCTGGATCCGCTACCTTCAGCCTATCGACGACGTTATAGTAATGCCCAGGCCGTCATCGGACTGAAAGTACTGGAAGTAATTGATAAATTGAATGCAAAGAGTCAAGAACATGCCCGCCGATTGACGGAAGGCTTGAAAGAAATCCAATCGATTTTGCCACCCCAGACCCTTCCTTATACCTCGCCGGTTTATTACCAATATTGCATACGCACCTCAGATCCCATTACCTTAAGCCGTCGCGCAATCCGCCGTGGTATAGATATGGAAATCATGCATGTGGACATATGTACCCGCTTGGAGCTATTTGCTCCTTACACCTCCCCGTGTCCCCATGCCGAATCAACCGAAGGAACCCTACAATTGCCCGTTTACTCGGGACTCCAACCCCAAGATATCCGCCGAATCCTCCGGGTTATTCAAGATATCAGTCGCGATTTACCTCCCCTGACGATGACCGGACCTGGAAAACCGTAG
- a CDS encoding tetratricopeptide repeat protein, producing MEKNLRGFLFALLVVQVLFITQQTFPQEAYKNSVLEEVNDPDLRQGVGEYQRYNFQQALENFERFIQKHPESLLGYFLQAETYWSIFINKRENTEAEKHFIELSQKVIKMGEARLKRNKNDTDTLLILASLYGRWGLLEGSYNHRWEAIVRSMKARAYFEKVVEINPEIYDAYLGLGLYDYFTATFPGYIRVFSKVLFGLYGGQEKGLKELQLAMEKGTYGRDLAKFFLAFFYVRYENKAPQALNLLKELTDQYPENLNYLGLLAYCYKELKDYDNAIHTYRKILELAAAKEVYGEESLNITTYFFGESLRLAGKYEEAKKYFDAMVHTDSTDKYWVLAYAHLSLGKIYDTFGERDKALESYRNVLALKDFEDSHKKVERYLKAPYKPGQD from the coding sequence ATGGAAAAAAACTTAAGAGGTTTTTTATTCGCTTTGCTTGTAGTTCAGGTTTTGTTCATTACTCAACAAACCTTTCCCCAGGAAGCTTATAAAAATAGCGTGTTAGAGGAGGTTAATGATCCGGACCTTCGTCAGGGAGTTGGAGAGTATCAGCGCTATAACTTTCAGCAGGCCCTAGAAAACTTTGAACGGTTCATCCAAAAACACCCGGAAAGTCTTTTAGGCTATTTTTTACAGGCGGAGACCTACTGGTCGATATTTATCAATAAGCGGGAGAATACAGAAGCCGAGAAACATTTCATTGAATTGAGCCAGAAGGTTATTAAAATGGGGGAAGCGCGTTTAAAGAGGAACAAAAATGATACCGACACCCTGCTTATCTTAGCCAGCTTGTATGGCCGTTGGGGATTGCTGGAAGGTTCTTATAACCATCGATGGGAAGCCATAGTGCGATCTATGAAGGCCAGGGCCTACTTCGAGAAAGTCGTGGAGATCAACCCGGAAATTTATGATGCCTATCTGGGATTAGGCCTTTATGATTATTTCACGGCTACCTTCCCGGGCTATATTCGAGTCTTCAGTAAGGTTTTGTTTGGTTTGTATGGGGGTCAGGAAAAAGGCCTCAAGGAATTGCAACTTGCCATGGAAAAGGGAACCTATGGTAGGGATTTAGCCAAGTTTTTCCTGGCTTTTTTCTATGTAAGGTACGAAAATAAAGCCCCTCAGGCTTTAAACCTACTTAAGGAGTTAACGGATCAATATCCGGAAAATCTCAATTATTTAGGCCTGTTGGCCTATTGCTATAAAGAACTCAAAGATTATGACAATGCCATTCATACCTATAGAAAAATACTGGAACTGGCTGCTGCAAAAGAAGTTTATGGAGAAGAGTCCTTAAATATTACCACATACTTTTTTGGAGAGAGTTTACGATTGGCCGGAAAATATGAAGAAGCTAAAAAATATTTCGACGCCATGGTTCATACCGATTCAACGGATAAGTATTGGGTTCTGGCCTATGCACATCTCAGCTTAGGAAAAATCTATGATACTTTCGGAGAAAGAGACAAGGCTCTGGAGTCATATCGAAATGTTCTCGCGTTGAAAGATTTTGAAGACTCCCATAAGAAAGTTGAGAGATACTTAAAAGCTCCCTATAAACCCGGTCAGGATTAG